From the Brachyhypopomus gauderio isolate BG-103 chromosome 5, BGAUD_0.2, whole genome shotgun sequence genome, one window contains:
- the LOC143513735 gene encoding ribonuclease inhibitor-like: protein MCEMHLPSDCNISEDGCAALSSALKSNPSSHLRELNLTHNKLFDSGVKQLSALLKDLHCKLEKLELYNCSITQEGCAALASALRSNPSSYLREMNLNHNKPGDSGVMQLSALLEDPLCKLEKLDLSS, encoded by the exons ATGTGTGAGATGCATTT GCCGTCTGACTGCAATATTTCAGAGGATGGCTGCGCTGCTCTGTCTTCAGCTCTGAAGTCAAACCCTTCATCACacttgagagagctgaatctgacccACAATAAACTATtcgactcaggagtgaagcagctctctgctttaCTGAAGGatctacactgtaaactggagaaactaga ATTGTATAACTGCAGTATTACACAGGAAGGTTGTGCTGCTCTagcttcagctctgaggtcaaatccCTCATCATACCTGAGAGAGATGAATCTGAACCACaacaaaccaggagactcaggagttaTGCAGCTGTCTGCTCTACTGGAAGATCCATTatgtaaactggagaaactaga tCTAAGTAGCTGA